In the Lysinibacillus sp. PLM2 genome, one interval contains:
- a CDS encoding ferredoxin--NADP reductase 1 gives MELFDVTIVGGGPAGLYSAFYSGLRNMKTKILEVQPVLGGKVNIYPEKILWDVGGQPPMQAQLFVQNLVNQANTFSPTICLNTKVEQIEKINDIFVITTNSGEVHYSKTIIVAVGGGILSPIKLEVEGAEKYEMTNLHYTILGLERFRDKKVLVSGGGNGAIDWAVELLFVAKEVVVIYRKEQLTAHESQVEKLKKHGVQIMLNAEIQSLISNDSKTAIEKVVISQNGDTYELKVDDVLISHGYNREKSLTFADDIQPMRKEDYYLVSQGQCKTSVPGIFGAGDIISYEDKVNLLVGTFQDAVLAVNNAKRYIDPHANEYGMVSSHNEKFAEKNKELLEELFCKTEPSTNSK, from the coding sequence ATGGAATTATTTGATGTAACGATTGTCGGCGGAGGTCCTGCGGGTTTATATAGTGCGTTTTATAGTGGTTTACGAAATATGAAAACGAAAATTTTAGAGGTGCAGCCTGTCCTAGGTGGTAAAGTGAACATTTATCCTGAGAAAATCCTTTGGGATGTTGGTGGTCAACCGCCAATGCAGGCACAGCTTTTCGTGCAAAACTTAGTAAATCAAGCAAACACATTTTCACCAACAATTTGTTTAAATACGAAAGTGGAACAAATAGAGAAAATAAACGATATTTTTGTTATTACAACGAATTCGGGTGAAGTACATTATTCAAAAACGATAATTGTAGCTGTAGGTGGTGGTATTTTAAGTCCGATTAAGCTTGAAGTAGAAGGCGCGGAAAAGTACGAGATGACGAATTTACACTATACAATTTTAGGATTGGAGCGCTTCCGGGATAAAAAGGTTCTTGTATCAGGTGGCGGAAATGGTGCGATTGACTGGGCTGTCGAGCTTTTATTTGTGGCAAAAGAAGTTGTTGTTATTTATCGGAAGGAACAATTGACTGCCCATGAGTCTCAAGTGGAAAAACTTAAAAAACACGGTGTGCAAATAATGCTGAATGCTGAAATTCAGTCTTTAATATCAAATGACAGCAAAACAGCAATTGAAAAGGTAGTTATTTCACAAAATGGAGATACCTATGAATTAAAAGTAGATGATGTTCTAATAAGTCATGGCTATAACCGCGAAAAATCGTTAACATTTGCAGATGATATTCAACCTATGCGAAAAGAAGATTATTATTTAGTTAGTCAAGGTCAATGTAAAACTTCAGTTCCTGGGATTTTTGGTGCTGGAGATATTATTTCATATGAAGACAAAGTTAATCTACTAGTTGGAACTTTTCAAGATGCGGTACTTGCGGTAAATAATGCGAAAAGGTATATCGATCCTCATGCAAACGAATACGGAATGGTATCATCACATAATGAAAAATTCGCAGAAAAAAATAAGGAACTTTTAGAAGAACTATTTTGTAAAACTGAACCTTCTACAAATTCAAAATAA
- a CDS encoding RNA polymerase subunit sigma: MDKSEKDYILEKIMIEYGNELVRLAFSYVKDAEIAKDMVQNTFIKCYKNLGSFRYDAQIKTWLYRITINECKDYLKSWNYKMVQVKSFINETTKSVFPSVEKSVIDQYNNEQMNETIISLPKKYREVVYLYYHDSLKTDEIADILDIPVNTVKTRLRRAKQRLESMLKEAELSER; encoded by the coding sequence ATGGACAAGTCAGAAAAAGATTACATATTAGAAAAAATAATGATTGAATACGGGAACGAGTTGGTACGACTGGCATTCTCATATGTAAAAGATGCAGAGATTGCAAAAGATATGGTTCAAAATACGTTTATCAAATGCTATAAAAACCTTGGTTCGTTTCGTTATGACGCACAGATTAAAACATGGCTCTATCGTATCACCATTAACGAATGTAAAGATTATTTAAAAAGTTGGAATTACAAAATGGTTCAAGTAAAAAGTTTTATTAATGAAACGACAAAGTCAGTATTTCCATCCGTAGAGAAATCCGTTATTGATCAATACAATAATGAACAAATGAATGAGACGATTATATCTCTTCCAAAAAAGTATAGAGAAGTAGTTTATCTATACTACCACGATTCATTAAAAACAGATGAAATTGCTGACATTTTAGATATTCCAGTGAATACAGTGAAGACGCGATTAAGAAGAGCGAAACAAAGATTAGAGTCGATGTTAAAGGAGGCAGAACTTAGTGAAAGATAA
- the iolA2_2 gene encoding methylmalonate semialdehyde dehydrogenase [acylating] 2, producing the protein MTSTTNINVMKNYIAGEWVESSTSRTEPVYNPATGEVIAEVPLSTKEDVDRAVQAANEAFKSWSKTPVPQRARILFKYQQLLVDNWDELAKLVTIENGKNFNEAYGEVQRGIECVEFAAGAPTLMMGKQLPDIATGLESGMYRYPIGVIGGITPFNFPMMVPCWMFPLAIACGNTFVLKPSERTPLLAARLVELFEKAGLPKGVLNIVNGAHDVVNGLLEHKLVKAISFVGSQPVAEYVYKKGTENLKRVQALAGAKNHSIVLNDADLDNATKQIIGAAFGSAGERCMATSVVTVQEEIADQLIERLVDEANNIVIGNGLDENVFLGPVIRESNKIRTLRYIELGVEEGARLVRDGRKDEQVNGTGYFVGPTIFDNVTLEMKIWQDEIFAPVLSIIRVKTLAEAIDIANSSRFANGACIYTDSSASVREFRENIESGMLGVNIGVPAPMAFFPFSGWKDSFYGDLHANGTDGIEFYTRKKMVTARY; encoded by the coding sequence ATGACAAGCACTACGAATATAAACGTAATGAAAAACTATATTGCTGGAGAATGGGTGGAATCTTCAACAAGTCGAACAGAGCCAGTCTATAACCCTGCAACGGGAGAAGTCATTGCAGAAGTACCTCTATCAACAAAAGAAGATGTTGATAGAGCTGTCCAAGCTGCAAATGAGGCATTTAAAAGCTGGTCCAAAACACCCGTCCCGCAACGTGCTCGTATCCTGTTTAAATACCAACAATTATTAGTAGATAATTGGGATGAACTCGCAAAATTAGTGACGATTGAAAACGGAAAAAACTTTAACGAAGCTTACGGAGAAGTACAGCGCGGAATCGAGTGTGTTGAATTTGCAGCAGGTGCTCCGACGTTAATGATGGGCAAACAACTACCCGACATTGCTACCGGTTTAGAATCTGGTATGTATCGTTATCCAATTGGAGTTATTGGGGGTATTACTCCATTCAATTTTCCGATGATGGTACCTTGCTGGATGTTCCCGCTTGCTATTGCATGTGGTAACACATTTGTTCTAAAACCATCTGAACGTACGCCACTTTTAGCCGCAAGATTAGTAGAATTATTTGAAAAGGCAGGATTGCCAAAGGGAGTATTAAATATCGTCAATGGTGCACACGATGTTGTAAACGGTCTGTTAGAACACAAACTTGTGAAAGCTATTTCCTTTGTCGGCTCGCAGCCAGTAGCTGAGTACGTATATAAAAAAGGAACAGAAAACTTAAAACGTGTTCAAGCTTTAGCTGGTGCAAAAAACCACTCAATTGTATTAAATGACGCAGATCTAGACAACGCAACAAAACAAATTATTGGAGCGGCTTTTGGTTCAGCGGGGGAACGATGTATGGCAACTTCTGTTGTAACTGTTCAAGAAGAAATTGCAGATCAATTGATTGAGCGCTTAGTCGATGAAGCAAATAACATCGTCATTGGAAATGGATTAGACGAGAACGTATTTTTAGGTCCTGTCATTCGTGAAAGTAATAAAATACGTACCCTTCGATACATCGAATTAGGTGTTGAAGAGGGAGCACGTTTAGTTCGTGATGGACGTAAAGACGAACAAGTAAATGGAACTGGCTACTTTGTAGGGCCAACGATTTTTGACAATGTCACGCTAGAAATGAAGATTTGGCAAGATGAAATCTTTGCGCCAGTACTCTCCATTATCCGTGTGAAAACTTTAGCTGAAGCTATCGATATAGCAAATAGTTCTCGCTTTGCAAATGGGGCTTGTATATATACAGATAGCAGTGCTAGTGTACGTGAATTCCGTGAAAATATTGAGTCCGGTATGTTAGGCGTTAACATAGGCGTACCAGCACCAATGGCGTTTTTCCCATTCTCTGGCTGGAAAGATTCTTTTTATGGTGATCTTCATGCAAATGGTACGGATGGTATAGAATTTTATACAAGAAAGAAAATGGTTACAGCCCGTTATTAA
- a CDS encoding 1,3-propanediol dehydrogenase, producing the protein MKSFSEFCIPNTVFYGKNALAQLGEQVKAYGKKVLLISDRIIEKIGHVKTCENILKEIEVSYVSYLDVNTEPTDLHVDEALQLCLVEQCDVIVAIGGGSCIDAAKAVAVLTTNGGYIGDYMGGKSPIKQVPVPLIAIPTTAGTGSEVTNVTVITNTKEDIKMMIKHPAFLPKVAIVDPMLTTSSPPAVTAATGVDALCHAIEAYISRLAQPLTDTLALSAIEAIISNLKVAYEDGENTDAREKMAIASMQAGIAFSNASVTLVHGMSRPIGALFHVPHGVSNAMLLPGVLEYTKDSAIEKLASIGRTISPESTTLTNTELADLTINKIKQLCSDLNIPNLKTWGIDEQKFQQSLDKMATDAIASGSPANNPKVPTKQEIVDLYNYCYHYEFSGKPNTLTS; encoded by the coding sequence ATGAAATCATTTTCGGAGTTTTGTATACCGAATACCGTTTTTTATGGGAAAAATGCTTTAGCCCAGCTCGGGGAACAAGTGAAGGCTTATGGAAAGAAAGTGCTTTTAATTAGTGATCGTATTATCGAAAAAATAGGCCATGTAAAAACATGTGAGAACATTCTAAAGGAAATTGAGGTATCTTACGTCTCATATCTAGATGTTAATACTGAGCCAACTGATTTACATGTCGATGAGGCACTTCAACTTTGTTTAGTAGAACAATGTGACGTAATTGTCGCCATAGGTGGAGGAAGTTGTATTGACGCCGCAAAAGCAGTTGCCGTGTTAACAACAAATGGAGGTTATATTGGGGATTACATGGGGGGCAAATCTCCAATTAAACAGGTGCCTGTGCCACTTATTGCAATTCCAACAACTGCTGGAACTGGATCAGAAGTAACAAACGTTACAGTCATAACGAATACAAAAGAAGATATAAAGATGATGATTAAACATCCAGCATTTTTACCAAAAGTAGCAATCGTGGATCCGATGCTCACAACTTCTTCTCCACCAGCCGTTACGGCAGCCACTGGAGTTGATGCACTCTGTCATGCAATAGAAGCATATATCTCACGTCTTGCACAACCGCTAACAGATACGCTTGCTCTATCAGCGATAGAAGCAATTATAAGTAACTTAAAGGTAGCCTATGAAGATGGGGAAAATACAGATGCAAGAGAAAAAATGGCGATTGCTTCAATGCAGGCAGGAATCGCTTTTAGCAATGCTTCCGTCACGCTAGTTCATGGAATGTCACGTCCGATAGGGGCATTATTCCATGTACCGCACGGCGTTTCAAATGCGATGTTGCTTCCTGGGGTACTTGAATATACGAAGGATTCAGCTATTGAGAAATTAGCATCAATCGGGCGGACGATTTCTCCAGAATCAACAACGTTAACGAATACAGAGTTAGCTGATCTCACGATTAATAAAATTAAACAGCTTTGTAGCGACTTAAATATTCCTAATTTAAAAACCTGGGGAATTGACGAACAAAAATTCCAACAGTCGCTTGATAAAATGGCAACGGACGCCATTGCAAGTGGTAGTCCAGCAAACAATCCGAAAGTGCCAACGAAGCAAGAAATTGTTGACCTATATAACTACTGTTATCATTATGAATTTTCAGGAAAACCAAACACGCTTACTTCATAA
- the yyaQ gene encoding hypothetical protein, which produces MSMNEIIKHCLSYPNSFEDHPFGEGWTAIRHRENKKIFALIFNRNGHLCVNLKCDPDYAGTLRNTFADVQPGYHMNKDHWNTVILDGDLPKAEIYDMVKHSFEITKPKSKKVFK; this is translated from the coding sequence ATGTCCATGAATGAAATTATAAAACACTGTTTGTCATATCCGAATTCTTTTGAAGATCACCCATTTGGAGAAGGGTGGACCGCAATTCGACACAGGGAAAATAAGAAAATTTTTGCTCTTATATTTAATCGTAATGGTCATCTTTGTGTAAATTTGAAATGCGATCCCGATTATGCTGGCACTTTACGAAATACTTTTGCAGATGTTCAACCGGGTTACCACATGAATAAAGACCACTGGAACACTGTAATTCTTGATGGGGATTTACCAAAAGCTGAAATCTATGATATGGTGAAGCATAGTTTTGAAATAACAAAACCCAAAAGTAAAAAAGTGTTTAAGTGA
- the istA_9 gene encoding IS21 family transposase, translating to MISLEKKQKVLLAFHQENKSQRQIAKELGISRNTVRKYIQEDLEKRKQDIRELPITDNYVTPPSYKKRKGNKRALTPTVMKRIRKMLKDNEYKRQNQMHKQQLKMIDIHEKLLDEGFEISYTTVRNFVNSEEKRQKEVFIRQKATAGHEIEFDWGEVKLFIDQTLRSLSMAVFTLPYSNDRFAYLYESETMVCVQDAHVKCIDYLGFVPEVFTYDNMRTVVKNFIGTEREITDGMKNLSMHYHFKIRLCEPRKGNQKGHVERSVEYIRRKAFAHRDTFASLEEAQAYLTEIIMKLNSRKHYKKNQTHHELMLEERTARQVSTDIIPFDASELFEFRVDKYSTITYRQNRYSVPEGHVGEWVKVKASAEKILIFSENACIATHKRNWQIHQWIMDIYHYLRTFEKKKGALAQSECLSQAPTKIKKLYKDYYIGNERDFLELLIYLKEHNNLEKVLAAIEQLKKNPMVQITTEKIIFIASQGEYIHKTVHSKNEVTTQSLENLSAITALFETKKTGVLH from the coding sequence GTGATTTCATTGGAGAAGAAGCAGAAAGTGTTACTTGCCTTTCATCAAGAAAATAAGAGTCAACGTCAAATTGCGAAGGAGCTTGGAATTTCCCGAAATACTGTTAGAAAGTATATTCAAGAGGATCTTGAAAAAAGAAAGCAAGATATTCGAGAACTACCTATTACAGATAACTATGTAACTCCTCCGTCGTATAAGAAACGAAAAGGAAATAAACGCGCATTAACACCTACGGTGATGAAACGTATTCGAAAAATGTTAAAAGATAATGAGTATAAACGGCAAAATCAGATGCACAAGCAACAGCTAAAAATGATTGATATTCATGAAAAGCTATTAGATGAAGGTTTTGAAATTAGTTATACCACTGTTAGAAATTTTGTGAATAGTGAGGAGAAACGTCAAAAAGAAGTCTTTATTCGTCAAAAGGCAACTGCTGGTCATGAGATTGAATTTGACTGGGGAGAAGTAAAATTATTCATTGATCAAACATTACGTTCTCTTTCAATGGCGGTATTTACCCTACCATATAGTAATGATAGATTTGCATATTTATATGAATCTGAAACAATGGTGTGCGTACAAGATGCTCATGTAAAATGTATTGACTATTTAGGCTTTGTACCAGAAGTTTTTACGTACGATAATATGCGGACAGTGGTAAAGAACTTTATAGGGACTGAACGTGAGATTACAGATGGTATGAAAAATCTATCGATGCATTATCATTTTAAAATACGACTATGTGAACCGAGAAAAGGAAATCAGAAGGGGCATGTGGAGCGGAGTGTAGAATACATCCGTCGGAAAGCATTTGCCCATCGAGATACGTTTGCAAGTCTAGAAGAAGCTCAGGCTTATCTAACAGAAATCATCATGAAATTAAACTCTCGCAAACATTATAAGAAAAATCAAACGCACCATGAATTAATGTTAGAAGAGCGTACTGCTAGACAAGTAAGCACAGATATTATTCCATTTGATGCTTCTGAGTTGTTTGAATTTAGAGTGGACAAATATAGCACGATTACTTATAGACAAAATCGTTATTCTGTTCCAGAAGGACATGTTGGAGAATGGGTGAAAGTAAAAGCGAGTGCGGAAAAAATTCTTATTTTTAGTGAAAATGCCTGTATTGCGACACATAAGCGAAATTGGCAGATCCATCAATGGATAATGGATATTTATCATTACTTACGGACATTTGAAAAGAAGAAAGGTGCATTGGCCCAAAGTGAATGTTTGAGTCAAGCACCAACAAAAATAAAAAAATTATACAAAGATTATTATATTGGAAATGAGCGAGATTTTCTAGAGTTACTTATTTATCTAAAAGAACATAACAATCTGGAAAAAGTCTTAGCAGCGATTGAACAACTTAAGAAGAACCCTATGGTTCAAATAACAACAGAGAAAATTATTTTCATAGCTAGTCAAGGCGAATACATCCATAAAACTGTACATTCCAAAAACGAGGTCACCACCCAATCTCTCGAAAATCTTTCAGCCATAACAGCATTATTTGAAACGAAAAAGACAGGGGTGCTTCATTAA
- the czcO gene encoding putative oxidoreductase CzcO, which yields MIETIVIGAGQAGLSVGYYLKQLKHEFLILDKGKAIGESWINRYDSLVLFTPRMYDALPGLPLEGDAHGFPTKNEIVSYLKQYANEFNLPIQLQTEVIKVQHQDDIFYIETNQGILQSKNLIIATGAFQTPRIPAFSQKLSSDIKQLHSSQYKKPIQLKEGNVLVVGGGNSGAQIAVELSKEKETYLAISKKLSFLPLVFFNKSMYWWLDQFGILKASTNSFLGKVIQKKGDPIFGFELKDAMKRKEVFVKPRVMNGIHNEITFKDSTTLKVDNIIWATGFDLKYPWLELREVFNEEGEIAHQRGITKVKGLYFIGLPWQYRRGSAILQGVGFDAKYIVEHLKTLS from the coding sequence GTGATTGAGACGATAGTAATAGGAGCAGGTCAAGCTGGTCTATCTGTAGGGTATTATTTAAAACAACTAAAGCATGAATTTTTAATCTTAGATAAAGGAAAGGCAATAGGCGAAAGTTGGATTAACCGTTATGACTCCTTAGTATTATTCACCCCAAGAATGTATGATGCTTTACCAGGACTACCACTTGAAGGCGATGCACATGGTTTTCCGACTAAGAATGAAATCGTTAGTTATTTAAAGCAATATGCAAATGAATTTAACCTACCCATTCAGTTACAAACTGAAGTAATCAAGGTACAACATCAGGATGACATATTTTACATAGAAACAAATCAAGGTATACTTCAATCTAAAAATCTTATCATAGCAACTGGAGCATTCCAAACCCCAAGAATACCCGCATTTTCACAGAAATTATCCAGTGACATTAAACAGCTTCATTCTTCACAATATAAAAAACCGATTCAGTTAAAAGAAGGGAACGTTCTTGTAGTCGGCGGAGGAAATAGTGGAGCTCAAATTGCAGTAGAATTATCAAAAGAAAAGGAAACATATTTAGCGATTAGCAAAAAGTTATCCTTTCTACCTTTAGTGTTTTTCAATAAAAGCATGTATTGGTGGTTAGATCAATTCGGAATATTAAAGGCAAGTACGAATTCCTTTTTAGGAAAAGTAATTCAAAAAAAGGGAGATCCTATTTTTGGCTTTGAATTGAAAGATGCAATGAAGAGAAAAGAAGTTTTCGTAAAGCCCAGAGTGATGAATGGTATACATAACGAAATAACCTTTAAAGATTCAACTACTCTAAAGGTCGATAACATTATATGGGCTACAGGTTTTGATTTAAAATACCCTTGGCTAGAGTTAAGAGAAGTGTTTAATGAGGAAGGGGAAATAGCTCATCAACGAGGTATTACAAAAGTGAAAGGACTATATTTCATTGGTTTACCATGGCAATATCGACGCGGTTCTGCGATTTTGCAAGGGGTAGGCTTTGATGCTAAGTATATTGTTGAACATCTAAAAACTCTTTCTTAA
- a CDS encoding copper-translocating P-type ATPase produces the protein MSEATKELEDKKVFRVDGFSCANCAGKFERNVKELPGVQDAKVNFGASKISVYGEASVEELEKAGAFENLKVTPEKPKRQSPPLLVEPIFVEEAKSVYRVEGFSCANCAGKFERNVKELPGVEDAKVNFGASKISVVGEATIEELEKAGAFENLKVIPDKPVRQVDDVKRTADEVKKEEKIPFYKKHSELLYAVLFIVFGYLSLNVNGEENLITSLLFIASIVIGGYSLFIVGFQNLRRLDFDMKTLMTVAVIGAAIIGEWAEASIVVILFAISEALERFSMDRARQSIRSLMDIAPKEALVKRNGQEMTIHVDDIAVGDIMIVKPGQKIAMDGVVIKGNSSVNQAAITGESVPVGKTVDDEVFAGTLNEEGLLEVKITKLVEDTTISKIIELVEEAQAERAPSQAFVDKFAKYYTPAIMIIAALVAVVPPLFFDGSWSTWVYQGLSVLVVGCPCALVISTPISIVSAIGNAAKKGVLIKGGVYLEEMGALKAIAFDKTGTLTKGVPVVTDYKVLSKNVNGNDLLAVITALETSSQHPLASAIIKKADEENISYSDVLVEDFSSITGKGIMGIVNGTTYYIGSPKLFKELTVSNFDTNLERVVTELQNQGKTAMVIGTDKEVLGVIAVADEVRESSKEIIQKLHQLGIKKTIMLTGDNKGTANAIGSHVGVSEIQAELMPEDKLNYIKQLRSEFGNVAMVGDGVNDAPALAASTVGIAMGGAGTDTALETADVALMADDLRKLPFTVKLSRKALNIIKANITFAIGIKVLALLLVVPGWLTLWIAILSDMGATLLVSLNSMRLMRVKE, from the coding sequence TTGAGTGAGGCTACTAAAGAATTAGAAGATAAAAAAGTATTCAGGGTTGATGGCTTCTCATGTGCCAATTGTGCAGGGAAGTTTGAAAGAAATGTAAAAGAACTGCCTGGGGTACAAGATGCAAAAGTAAACTTTGGAGCATCAAAAATCAGTGTATATGGTGAGGCATCAGTTGAAGAATTAGAAAAGGCGGGAGCTTTTGAAAATTTAAAAGTGACACCTGAAAAACCGAAAAGGCAATCTCCTCCGCTACTAGTTGAACCGATATTTGTTGAAGAAGCAAAAAGTGTCTATCGTGTAGAAGGCTTCTCATGTGCCAATTGTGCAGGGAAGTTTGAAAGAAACGTGAAAGAACTACCTGGAGTAGAAGATGCAAAAGTAAACTTTGGGGCTTCCAAAATTAGTGTTGTAGGAGAAGCAACTATCGAGGAATTAGAAAAAGCAGGTGCTTTTGAGAATCTTAAAGTAATTCCTGATAAGCCTGTCCGTCAAGTGGATGATGTAAAAAGAACTGCCGATGAGGTTAAAAAAGAGGAAAAAATACCATTTTACAAAAAACACAGTGAGTTATTATATGCTGTATTATTCATTGTTTTCGGGTATCTTTCGCTAAATGTAAATGGAGAAGAAAACCTTATAACTTCGCTGTTATTTATCGCATCAATAGTAATTGGTGGATACTCACTATTTATAGTAGGTTTCCAAAACTTACGTCGATTAGATTTTGATATGAAGACACTTATGACTGTTGCAGTGATTGGTGCTGCCATCATTGGAGAATGGGCAGAAGCCTCAATCGTTGTGATTCTATTTGCAATTAGTGAAGCACTTGAACGATTTTCAATGGATAGAGCGAGACAATCTATTCGCTCATTAATGGATATTGCACCAAAAGAAGCACTTGTTAAACGTAATGGTCAGGAAATGACGATCCATGTAGATGATATCGCAGTAGGTGATATTATGATTGTTAAACCTGGTCAAAAGATTGCTATGGATGGTGTTGTTATTAAAGGTAACTCATCTGTAAACCAAGCAGCAATTACTGGTGAATCGGTTCCTGTTGGGAAAACAGTTGACGATGAAGTATTTGCAGGTACTCTAAATGAAGAAGGTTTGCTTGAGGTAAAAATCACAAAATTAGTAGAAGATACAACGATTTCAAAAATTATCGAACTTGTAGAGGAAGCACAAGCTGAACGTGCACCATCCCAAGCATTTGTTGATAAATTCGCGAAGTATTATACACCAGCTATTATGATTATTGCAGCATTAGTTGCAGTTGTACCACCCTTATTCTTTGATGGTAGCTGGTCCACTTGGGTTTACCAAGGATTATCAGTTTTAGTTGTTGGTTGTCCTTGTGCACTTGTAATTTCTACTCCGATATCAATTGTTTCAGCAATTGGAAATGCTGCCAAAAAAGGTGTCCTTATTAAAGGTGGAGTGTATCTAGAGGAAATGGGTGCCTTAAAGGCAATTGCATTTGATAAAACAGGTACACTAACAAAAGGCGTACCAGTAGTAACAGATTATAAAGTGTTAAGCAAAAACGTAAATGGAAATGACTTACTTGCAGTTATTACCGCTTTAGAAACCAGTTCGCAGCATCCTCTAGCTTCAGCGATTATAAAAAAAGCAGATGAGGAAAATATCTCATATTCTGATGTTTTAGTTGAGGATTTCTCTTCTATCACAGGTAAAGGAATTATGGGTATAGTTAATGGCACAACTTATTATATTGGTAGTCCAAAACTCTTTAAGGAGTTAACAGTATCAAATTTTGATACAAACCTAGAGAGAGTAGTAACTGAACTTCAAAATCAGGGTAAAACAGCGATGGTAATAGGCACAGACAAGGAAGTTTTAGGTGTTATTGCGGTAGCTGATGAAGTCCGTGAATCAAGTAAAGAAATTATTCAAAAGTTACATCAACTTGGCATCAAAAAAACAATTATGCTTACAGGTGATAACAAAGGTACTGCAAATGCAATTGGCAGTCATGTAGGAGTATCAGAAATCCAAGCAGAATTAATGCCAGAGGATAAATTAAATTATATTAAACAATTAAGAAGTGAGTTTGGTAATGTCGCAATGGTAGGTGACGGTGTAAATGATGCTCCTGCATTAGCCGCTTCTACAGTCGGTATCGCAATGGGTGGAGCAGGTACTGATACAGCTTTAGAAACTGCTGATGTTGCATTAATGGCGGATGATTTAAGAAAACTCCCATTCACTGTTAAGTTAAGTCGTAAAGCATTAAATATTATTAAGGCTAACATTACTTTTGCAATAGGTATTAAAGTGCTTGCACTGCTACTAGTGGTTCCTGGTTGGCTAACTCTTTGGATCGCGATTCTATCAGACATGGGAGCCACACTCCTAGTTTCATTAAATAGCATGCGACTAATGAGAGTAAAAGAGTAA
- the cadC_2 gene encoding transcriptional regulator, whose protein sequence is MTKEKDVCEITCINEEKVTTISEKLSKENPFEVAKIFKALSDDTRIKIAYALSVEDELCVCDVANIVGATNATASHHLRLLNNLGIAKYRKEGKLVYYSLDDDHVKQLIGVAFAHQKEVAEVE, encoded by the coding sequence GTGACTAAAGAAAAAGATGTATGTGAAATCACATGTATAAATGAAGAAAAAGTAACGACAATTTCAGAAAAATTGTCGAAGGAGAATCCTTTTGAAGTAGCTAAAATTTTTAAAGCTCTTTCTGATGATACAAGAATCAAAATTGCCTATGCATTATCAGTAGAGGATGAGTTATGTGTATGTGATGTAGCAAATATTGTAGGTGCAACAAACGCAACAGCATCTCATCATTTAAGATTGCTAAATAACTTAGGAATAGCTAAATATCGTAAAGAAGGAAAATTAGTCTACTATTCGTTAGATGACGATCATGTTAAACAACTAATTGGAGTCGCTTTTGCACATCAAAAGGAGGTTGCCGAAGTTGAGTGA